The Paenibacillus sp. FSL W8-0426 region GCGATGAAGCAGGCCAATCTTCACATCCGGAAGGAGTGGATTCTGGTCGGCGGATTTTCGGTCGAACGCGGTCTGGAATTAACCCAAAGGCTGCTGCAGAGGGCCGAGCGTCCCACGGCCATTGTCTGCTTGAATGACCTGATCGCCATCGGGGCGCTCAAAGCCGCACACCAGCAAGGAATCGCCGTTCCTCACGAGCTGTCGATCGTGGGGTATGACGACATTCCGCTTGCTTCGTACAGCATCCCTGAATTGACGTCGGTTTCACTGCGTTCCCAAGAGCTGGGGCGCCAAGCTGCGCATACGCTTGACCGCCTGATTTCGGGCAAAAAGGTGCCGCAGCTGCAGACGATCCTGCCAGAGCTCATAGTCAGGCAATCGACCGCACCATTTACAGGAGCGGGAAATAAAACTTGAATAAAAGTGATTGACAACGGACGCGTGAGGGCTTATTCTCATTTCAAGAAAGCCCTTACATTTTTGGCCTCGAGTGAAACCCGTTTCATAAATGGGTGTGGTTTTGGACGAAATCCGGCAGAGGTTACCTCATTCACTCATTCATTTCCAACGCTGCGCAGACCGAATGATCTTCCTGTTGGCATTGTTGATCCGCCCATTCATGAAATCGGTTTCATTTGTGGTTGCCGTGCAATTACAGAAGGAGGGGAATGCGATTGTCCACAGTATCGGAAAGGGAAATAGGGGTTAGCCGGGAAAGCGTAATGCAGCGACGTTGGAAAAAATGGAGAAACAACCGGACGCTGCTGATCATGTGTTTGCCGGCGATTGTCTTTTTTATCATTTTTGCTTACTTCCCCATGCCGGGCATTTACTTGGCATTCGTCAAGTACAACTACACCGACGGCATCTTCAAGAGCCCGTTTGTCGGCTTGGAAAACTTTCGCTTCCTGGTGATGACCGGAGACCTCTGGCGATTAACGTTCAACACGATCGCGTACAATCTGGCATTTATCCTGCTCGGAAACGTGCTTCAAATTTTTTTGGCGGTCCTGCTCAATGAACTCCGTTCAAAGTGGTTCAAAAAAGTTTCCCAAACGATCATGTTTCTGCCCCATTTCGTGTCTGCCGTATTGATCGGCCTCATCGCGTACAACATTCTGAGTTATGACTATGGTCTGCTGAACTCCTTGCTTCGCACGCTTGGTTTCGAACCGTTCAAAGCATATTCAAGCCCTGAAGCCTGGCCGTTCATCATCGTACTGACGTATCTCTGGCAATCGACGGGTTATGGTTCCATCGTATACTTCGCGGCGATCATGGGACTTGACAACGAAATTGTGGAGGCTGCCGAAATCGATGGCGCCAACGCTTTCCAACGCATTCGATACATCATCCTTCCTTGGTTAAAACCAACATTCATCATTCTGCTGCTGTTCTCGCTTGGAGGTATCCTAAAAGGCAACTTCGGCCTGATCTATAACTTGGTCGGCGCGAACAACACCGCGCTGTACGCAACGACGGACATCATCGAAACCTACGTATTCCGTTCACTCATGACCAACTTTAACTTCTCGATGGGCAGCGCGGTCAGCCTGTACCAGTCGTTGTTTGGATTCTTCATCGTCCTGGGCGCCAATTGGCTGGTCAAGAAGCTGTCCCCGGAAAATTCCTTGTTTTAAATCGATGGGAGAGAGGAGCGTTGTTTCATGGATGAACAGTTCGAGCATGATCGCCTGCGGTCGGATCGCAGCAGTATCTTCCTTCGTTGGTTCAGCTATATTTTCATCGGAGCGTTTGCCCTGTTATGTCTGTTTCCGTTTTTGCTGGTCATAGGGACGTCCTTCACTTCCGAGAATGCGATTAAACAATTCGGGTTTAACATCTGGCCGAAAGAATTCAGCCTGTTTGCCTACAAAATCATTTTTGAGAACCCTAA contains the following coding sequences:
- a CDS encoding ABC transporter permease subunit codes for the protein MQRRWKKWRNNRTLLIMCLPAIVFFIIFAYFPMPGIYLAFVKYNYTDGIFKSPFVGLENFRFLVMTGDLWRLTFNTIAYNLAFILLGNVLQIFLAVLLNELRSKWFKKVSQTIMFLPHFVSAVLIGLIAYNILSYDYGLLNSLLRTLGFEPFKAYSSPEAWPFIIVLTYLWQSTGYGSIVYFAAIMGLDNEIVEAAEIDGANAFQRIRYIILPWLKPTFIILLLFSLGGILKGNFGLIYNLVGANNTALYATTDIIETYVFRSLMTNFNFSMGSAVSLYQSLFGFFIVLGANWLVKKLSPENSLF